A region from the Aegilops tauschii subsp. strangulata cultivar AL8/78 chromosome 5, Aet v6.0, whole genome shotgun sequence genome encodes:
- the LOC109780737 gene encoding uncharacterized protein isoform X1, which produces MCSRKSSAALDRRVPPRWIAASRCVCTAWRDAIDARGLLRADLLPLSLAGLFIHFDEHKYPEFLARPPSAAGAPAITGNLSFLPSTSPHCGYFWQEDCADWWHYNIDDHCNGLLLLRSNRVVNPAIRCWSALPPRPAKDATGNVSYRGHLIYDPMISPYYEVFMTPRLDDYHSGDEVDPSMEESEWPPSPCKMYVFSSKSGRWEEKYFFREGGATVIVSEMRVGYGRSNGVYYRGALYVHCRADLIMRISLSDNTYSVIKPPVIDTRAHDHPYVEIVRSKKGVYFVAFDMYWPQCKCWLGVWIPNESCGQMEWMLKHDKDLKHALAHHRYCGRLHWILEDINYNLFCSSSFLEGNKKATTEENFEWNSDDDIENKDLVKPCCLEDNKKSIVENKLDWKPDNHNALNDDAMVEECYWDEERCDDSYDQDIEILGFHPYKEIVYLSASQHTALAYNLNGSKIEELGNRYPEEYLYFKELGNERERIKSFPYTPCWIEEFPGNN; this is translated from the exons ATGTGCTCGCGGAAGTCCTCCGCCGCGCTGGATCGCCGCGTCCCGCCGCGCTGGATCGCCGCCTCCCGCTGCGTCTGCACGGCCTGGCGCGACGCCATCGATGCGCGCGGCCTCCTGCGCGCCGACCTGCTCCCGCTCTCCCTCGCCGGCCTCTTCATCCACTTCGACGAGCACAAGTATCCCGAATTCCTCGCCCGCCCCCCCTCTGCGGCTGGCGCCCCCGCCATCACCGGCAACCTCAGCTTCCTGCCCTCCACCAGCCCCCATTGCGGCTATTTCTGGCAGGAAGACTGCGCTGATTGGTGGCACTATAACATCGATGATCACTGCAACGGGCTCCTCTTGCTTCGCAGTAACCGGGTGGTTAACCCTGCCATCCGATGCTGGAGTGCTTTGCCACCGCGCCCTGCCAAAGATGCCACAGGTAACGTGTCATACCGTGGGCATCTGATCTATGATCCGATGATATCACCGTACTATGAGGTGTTTATGACCCCCCGTTTGGATGACTATCATTCTGGAGATGAGGTAGACCCCTCGATGGAGGAATCTGAATGGCCACCATCCCCATGCAAGATGTATGTATTCTCATCAAAGTCTGGTCGTTGGGAGGAGAAATATTTCTTCCGAGAAGGGGGAGCTACAGTGATTGTCAGTGAAATGCGAGTGGGTTACGGGCGATCCAACGGCGTCTATTATCGGGGAGCACTTTATGTACACTGTAGAGCTGATTTAATTATGAG AATATCATTGTCTGATAATACGTACAGTGTAATTAAACCACCTGTCATTGATACCAGAGCACACGACCATCCATATGTCGAGATTGTAAGATCAAAAAAGGGGGTGTACTTTGTGGCATTTGATATGTACTGGCCTCAGTGTAAGTGTTGGCTTGGAGTTTGGATCCCCAATGAATCATGTGGTCAGATGGAGTGGATGTTGAAGCATGACAAAGACCTTAAGCATGCGCTAGCACATCACCGGTATTGTGGACGACTTCACTGGATCTTAGAAGATATTAACTACAACCTGTTTTGTTCTTCTAGTTTCCTAGAAGGCAACAAGAAAGCAACCACTGAAGAGAATTTTGAATGGAACTCTGACGATGATATTGAAAACAAAGACTTGGTTAAGCCTTGTTGTTTAGAAGACAATAAGAAATCAATAGTTGAAAATAAATTGGATTGGAAGCCCGACAATCATAATGCTCTTAATGATGACGCTATGGTTGAAGAGTGTTACTGGGATGAAGAGCGTTGTGATGATTCATATGATCAAGACATTGAGATACTTGGGTTTCACCCATATAAAGAGATTGTCTACTTGAGTGCATCACAGCATACAGCACTGGCATATAATTTGAATGGCTCAAAGATTGAAGAATTAGGAAACAGATACCCAGAAGAGTATCTATATTTCAAAGAGTTGGGTAATGAGCGGGAGAGGATCAAATCTTTTCCATACACCCCATGTTGGATTGAAGAGTTCCCTGGGAACAACTAG
- the LOC109780737 gene encoding uncharacterized protein isoform X2, translated as MCSRKSSAALDRRVPPRWIAASRCVCTAWRDAIDARGLLRADLLPLSLAGLFIHFDEHKYPEFLARPPSAAGAPAITGNLSFLPSTSPHCGYFWQEDCADWWHYNIDDHCNGLLLLRSNRVVNPAIRCWSALPPRPAKDATGNVSYRGHLIYDPMISPYYEVFMTPRLDDYHSGDEVDPSMEESEWPPSPCKMYVFSSKSGRWEEKYFFREGGATVIVSEMRVGYGRSNGVYYRGALYVHCRADLIMRAHDHPYVEIVRSKKGVYFVAFDMYWPQCKCWLGVWIPNESCGQMEWMLKHDKDLKHALAHHRYCGRLHWILEDINYNLFCSSSFLEGNKKATTEENFEWNSDDDIENKDLVKPCCLEDNKKSIVENKLDWKPDNHNALNDDAMVEECYWDEERCDDSYDQDIEILGFHPYKEIVYLSASQHTALAYNLNGSKIEELGNRYPEEYLYFKELGNERERIKSFPYTPCWIEEFPGNN; from the exons ATGTGCTCGCGGAAGTCCTCCGCCGCGCTGGATCGCCGCGTCCCGCCGCGCTGGATCGCCGCCTCCCGCTGCGTCTGCACGGCCTGGCGCGACGCCATCGATGCGCGCGGCCTCCTGCGCGCCGACCTGCTCCCGCTCTCCCTCGCCGGCCTCTTCATCCACTTCGACGAGCACAAGTATCCCGAATTCCTCGCCCGCCCCCCCTCTGCGGCTGGCGCCCCCGCCATCACCGGCAACCTCAGCTTCCTGCCCTCCACCAGCCCCCATTGCGGCTATTTCTGGCAGGAAGACTGCGCTGATTGGTGGCACTATAACATCGATGATCACTGCAACGGGCTCCTCTTGCTTCGCAGTAACCGGGTGGTTAACCCTGCCATCCGATGCTGGAGTGCTTTGCCACCGCGCCCTGCCAAAGATGCCACAGGTAACGTGTCATACCGTGGGCATCTGATCTATGATCCGATGATATCACCGTACTATGAGGTGTTTATGACCCCCCGTTTGGATGACTATCATTCTGGAGATGAGGTAGACCCCTCGATGGAGGAATCTGAATGGCCACCATCCCCATGCAAGATGTATGTATTCTCATCAAAGTCTGGTCGTTGGGAGGAGAAATATTTCTTCCGAGAAGGGGGAGCTACAGTGATTGTCAGTGAAATGCGAGTGGGTTACGGGCGATCCAACGGCGTCTATTATCGGGGAGCACTTTATGTACACTGTAGAGCTGATTTAATTATGAG AGCACACGACCATCCATATGTCGAGATTGTAAGATCAAAAAAGGGGGTGTACTTTGTGGCATTTGATATGTACTGGCCTCAGTGTAAGTGTTGGCTTGGAGTTTGGATCCCCAATGAATCATGTGGTCAGATGGAGTGGATGTTGAAGCATGACAAAGACCTTAAGCATGCGCTAGCACATCACCGGTATTGTGGACGACTTCACTGGATCTTAGAAGATATTAACTACAACCTGTTTTGTTCTTCTAGTTTCCTAGAAGGCAACAAGAAAGCAACCACTGAAGAGAATTTTGAATGGAACTCTGACGATGATATTGAAAACAAAGACTTGGTTAAGCCTTGTTGTTTAGAAGACAATAAGAAATCAATAGTTGAAAATAAATTGGATTGGAAGCCCGACAATCATAATGCTCTTAATGATGACGCTATGGTTGAAGAGTGTTACTGGGATGAAGAGCGTTGTGATGATTCATATGATCAAGACATTGAGATACTTGGGTTTCACCCATATAAAGAGATTGTCTACTTGAGTGCATCACAGCATACAGCACTGGCATATAATTTGAATGGCTCAAAGATTGAAGAATTAGGAAACAGATACCCAGAAGAGTATCTATATTTCAAAGAGTTGGGTAATGAGCGGGAGAGGATCAAATCTTTTCCATACACCCCATGTTGGATTGAAGAGTTCCCTGGGAACAACTAG
- the LOC109780733 gene encoding uncharacterized protein, with translation MDLAPFKLDIDELLDDYAKENCMSFTDFKRVWMAKKFSYIYEGRPKTNSGVFMQSLFLHCIGHMTSQSSLLQRLPGLYCLYCLYECQPYKPHYKIYLSLEESKKLKDFVIEAKQNGLALVPALVKRMLDKGMFLFGFINLLGDNEAKEVDEMNASQNKRVKFACDKLFANTQIGSYTHTDLGVEFELDSIKKLSMDYAKAKESAFAEASQTVDVEDAKHILQNDKLLGDKVEEIVKEWDAQKEDFYQKTGVSPHDELAVVDNDESGEFHDELEQLLLE, from the exons ATGGATCTCGCTCCTTTCAAGCTGGATATTGACGAGCTACTAGATGATTATGCCAAG GAAAATTGCATGTCATTCACCGATTTCAAGAGAGTGTGGATGGCCAAGAAGTTTTCTTATATCTATGAAGGCCGACCCAAGACAAACTCAGGCGTTTTTATGCAATCCCTCTTTTTGCATTGTATTG GCCATATGACTTCCCAAAGTTCTCTACTTCAGAGGTTGCCTGGTCTTTACTGCCTTTACTGCCTTTATGAGTGCCAACCATACAAGCCACACTACAAAATTTATCTGTCTCTTG AGGAGTCCAAGAAACTCAAAGACTTTGTCATTGAGGCTAAGCAGAATGGGCTTGCCCTTGTACCAGCACTTGTCAAAAGGATGCTAGACAAGGGCATGTTTCTGTTTGGGTTCATAAATTTGCTTGGTGACAATGAGGCAAAGGAGGTTGATGAAATGAATGCATCCCAGAATAAACGGGTGAAATTTGCCTGTGACAA GTTGTTTGCAAATACTCAAATAGGGAGTTATACGCACACAGACTTG GGAGTGGAGTTTGAACTTGACAGCATCAAGAAATTGTCAATGGACTATGCTAAAGCCAAAGAATCAGCCTTTGCAG AGGCAAGCCAAACTGTTGATGTGGAAGACGCCAAGCACATCCTTCAGAATGACAAACTGCTGGGTGACAAGGTAGAGGAAATCGTCAAAGAGTGGGATGCCCAGAAGGAAGATTTCTACCAGAAAACAGGTGTATCTCCCCATGATGAACTGGCGGTGGTTGACAACGACGAATCTGGAGAATTCCATGATGAACTAGAACAGCTGCTGCTGGAATGA